The following coding sequences lie in one Myxococcus xanthus genomic window:
- a CDS encoding class I SAM-dependent methyltransferase yields the protein MQTRYVPNLTGIPETMLWTLHCRAGEAKRPDGVLKDAEALRIYGAIDYDFEKSFGRAEPSLAIRAVAMDRGIRAWLATHPDGFVVSLGEGLETQAQRLDNGQLRWLSVDLPEAVAIRERFLTPNERLMHFPVSALDHAWMNRVDASKGVFIVAQGLFMYFEEDDVRRLIVDIAERFPGAELLFDSIPRWFSRRTLKGLRRTRAYQVPPMPWGINRDALEATLRRWEPRIRQVELKPYTFPRGFFRYGYNGLNVLPWVKERLPALVHVRFAERGV from the coding sequence ATGCAGACGCGGTACGTGCCGAACCTCACGGGGATTCCGGAGACGATGCTCTGGACGCTGCACTGCCGGGCAGGGGAGGCGAAGCGGCCGGACGGCGTCCTGAAGGACGCGGAGGCGCTGCGCATCTACGGCGCCATCGACTACGACTTCGAGAAGTCCTTTGGCCGTGCGGAGCCGTCCCTCGCGATTCGCGCGGTGGCGATGGACCGGGGCATTCGCGCGTGGCTGGCCACGCACCCTGACGGCTTCGTGGTGTCGCTGGGAGAAGGGCTGGAGACGCAGGCGCAGCGGCTGGACAACGGGCAGCTGCGCTGGCTGAGCGTGGACCTTCCGGAAGCCGTGGCCATCCGGGAGCGCTTCCTCACGCCGAACGAGCGGCTGATGCACTTCCCGGTGAGCGCCCTGGACCACGCATGGATGAACCGCGTGGACGCCAGCAAGGGCGTGTTCATCGTCGCCCAGGGCCTCTTCATGTACTTCGAGGAAGACGATGTCCGTCGGCTCATCGTGGACATCGCCGAGCGCTTCCCGGGCGCCGAGCTCCTCTTCGACTCGATTCCCCGCTGGTTCTCGCGGCGCACGCTCAAGGGGCTGCGCCGCACCCGCGCGTACCAGGTGCCACCCATGCCCTGGGGCATCAACCGCGACGCGCTGGAGGCGACGCTGCGGCGGTGGGAGCCGCGAATCCGCCAGGTGGAATTGAAGCCCTACACCTTCCCGCGGGGCTTCTTCCGGTACGGTTACAACGGCCTCAACGTGCTGCCCTGGGTGAAGGAGCGGTTGCCCGCGCTGGTCCACGTCCGCTTCGCGGAGCGCGGCGTCTGA
- a CDS encoding SMR family transporter: MHNAVYLGIAIVAEVVATSALKSSNGFTRLGPSILVVLGYGVAFFCLSFALRTIPTGIAYAIWSGAGIVLVSGVAWLLHGQRLDVPALVGIGLILAGVIVINTFSKSAAH; encoded by the coding sequence ATGCACAACGCGGTCTATCTGGGGATTGCCATCGTGGCCGAGGTGGTGGCGACCTCGGCGCTCAAGAGCTCCAACGGCTTCACGCGGCTGGGGCCGTCCATCCTCGTGGTGCTGGGCTACGGCGTGGCCTTCTTCTGTCTGTCCTTCGCGCTGCGGACCATTCCCACGGGCATCGCCTACGCCATCTGGTCCGGGGCGGGCATCGTCCTCGTCTCCGGCGTGGCGTGGCTCCTTCATGGCCAGCGGTTGGACGTCCCCGCGCTCGTAGGCATCGGGCTCATCCTGGCGGGCGTCATCGTCATCAACACCTTCTCCAAGTCGGCGGCGCACTGA
- a CDS encoding MXAN_5187 family protein, whose product MVRLKFLVFAFLVIGLGVAHLPMLSGPLRERAVAGASAQASAGAAEVARRVDSRRAEVQSLALKLAAMPEVVSAAAPPLPEQPAPRNQRERERAEAEAGAARAFTAERFAAVRSAVEALIPQELKGAVVAVVAQDMQFHAVAGAEPSSDAAKLDVVSLVKSGASVVDAFGAPHAFAAVPLAWTAGSPAVTLVLGAPLLDEGGLEAAVQASGVAALALVKGDALAGVAGPQKLLAEGSLTKVAADASGVVLSTGKFLELGPVALPVFTQDDPLGGSAPLMVGSRRALASTPLEVLAIASTQPVLGTLAAYQQNALFALAGLLGLSLLWTLMMGSGRKAADAEASSGSSDTLSLSAAMAAVPAPAAVTQPPAAPAPAADPFAFAPPPAAPAPAADPFAFAPPPAAPAPAADPFAFAPPAPAPAADPFAFAPPAPAPAADPFALQAPPPSGDPFAMSPPAQAPLGDPFAFAPPPPAPAAAPFAFAPPAPAPAADPFGSAEAFPFPAPPQHPPAHAGAMPFESSSEAFGGPEPLSPASPRRGAFAFEDQPTAAYSLQQAADPFALAASQAAPDSPETTRVAAIPRELLQASARPPTSDAIPMPPPRSAPQPAAIPLPGLGNSAVALTDEQHFQEVFREFLTTRERCGEAADGLTYDKFVQKLRKNKEQLVQKYACKTVRFQVYVKEGKAALKATPVKD is encoded by the coding sequence ATGGTCCGCCTCAAGTTCCTCGTCTTCGCATTCCTGGTCATCGGACTGGGCGTTGCTCATCTGCCGATGCTGTCGGGACCGCTGCGCGAGCGCGCCGTCGCCGGAGCATCGGCCCAGGCTTCCGCGGGCGCCGCCGAGGTGGCGCGCCGTGTGGATTCTCGTCGTGCCGAAGTGCAGTCGCTGGCGCTGAAGCTCGCGGCCATGCCGGAAGTGGTGTCCGCCGCCGCGCCGCCGCTTCCGGAGCAGCCCGCGCCGCGCAACCAGCGCGAGCGTGAGCGCGCCGAGGCGGAAGCTGGCGCCGCCCGCGCCTTTACCGCCGAGCGCTTCGCCGCGGTGCGCAGCGCCGTCGAAGCCTTGATTCCCCAGGAACTCAAGGGCGCGGTGGTGGCCGTGGTCGCCCAGGACATGCAGTTCCACGCGGTGGCCGGGGCCGAGCCGTCCTCGGACGCGGCGAAGCTGGACGTGGTGAGCCTCGTCAAGTCCGGGGCCAGCGTGGTGGATGCCTTCGGTGCGCCGCATGCGTTCGCCGCGGTGCCGCTGGCGTGGACCGCCGGGTCGCCGGCGGTGACGCTGGTGCTGGGGGCGCCGCTGCTGGACGAGGGCGGGCTGGAGGCCGCCGTCCAGGCGTCGGGCGTGGCCGCGCTGGCGCTGGTGAAGGGCGACGCGCTGGCAGGCGTCGCCGGTCCGCAGAAGCTGCTGGCGGAAGGCTCGCTGACGAAGGTCGCCGCGGATGCCTCGGGTGTGGTGCTGAGCACCGGCAAGTTCCTGGAGCTGGGCCCGGTGGCGCTGCCCGTCTTCACCCAGGATGATCCCCTGGGCGGGAGCGCGCCGTTGATGGTGGGCTCGCGCCGAGCGCTGGCCAGCACGCCGCTGGAGGTGCTCGCCATCGCCAGCACGCAGCCGGTGCTGGGCACGCTGGCCGCGTATCAGCAGAACGCGCTGTTCGCCCTGGCGGGCCTGCTGGGCCTGAGCCTCCTGTGGACGCTGATGATGGGCTCCGGCCGCAAGGCGGCTGACGCGGAGGCGTCCAGTGGCAGCTCCGACACGCTGAGCCTGTCGGCCGCCATGGCCGCGGTGCCTGCTCCGGCCGCTGTCACGCAGCCGCCGGCCGCTCCGGCGCCTGCCGCGGACCCGTTCGCCTTCGCCCCGCCGCCCGCGGCTCCGGCGCCCGCCGCGGACCCGTTCGCTTTCGCGCCGCCGCCGGCCGCTCCGGCGCCCGCCGCCGACCCGTTCGCCTTTGCCCCCCCGGCCCCCGCGCCCGCCGCCGACCCGTTCGCCTTTGCCCCCCCGGCCCCCGCGCCCGCCGCCGACCCGTTCGCGCTGCAGGCGCCGCCGCCGTCGGGAGACCCGTTCGCGATGTCGCCCCCGGCGCAGGCGCCCCTGGGCGATCCGTTCGCGTTCGCCCCGCCGCCTCCTGCCCCCGCGGCGGCCCCGTTCGCCTTTGCCCCTCCGGCGCCCGCGCCCGCAGCGGACCCCTTCGGCTCGGCCGAGGCGTTCCCGTTCCCCGCGCCGCCGCAGCATCCGCCCGCGCACGCGGGGGCGATGCCGTTCGAGTCCTCGTCCGAGGCCTTCGGTGGGCCCGAGCCGCTGTCGCCCGCATCCCCTCGCCGGGGTGCGTTCGCCTTCGAGGACCAGCCCACGGCGGCGTACTCGCTGCAGCAGGCGGCGGACCCCTTCGCCCTGGCGGCCTCCCAGGCCGCACCGGACAGCCCGGAGACGACGCGCGTGGCGGCGATTCCGCGCGAGCTGCTCCAGGCCAGCGCGCGGCCCCCGACGTCGGACGCCATTCCCATGCCGCCGCCGCGCTCCGCCCCTCAGCCCGCCGCGATTCCGCTGCCGGGCCTGGGCAACTCCGCGGTGGCGCTCACCGACGAGCAGCACTTCCAGGAGGTCTTCCGTGAGTTCCTCACCACCCGTGAGCGGTGTGGCGAGGCGGCGGACGGCCTGACGTACGACAAGTTCGTGCAGAAGCTCCGCAAGAACAAGGAGCAGCTCGTCCAGAAGTACGCGTGCAAGACGGTGCGCTTCCAGGTCTACGTGAAGGAAGGCAAGGCGGCCCTCAAGGCCACGCCCGTCAAGGACTGA
- the hpf gene encoding ribosome hibernation-promoting factor, HPF/YfiA family gives MKVLLRGVHLNLSDALKSYVDEHLVRHIERFADDEAAEIDISLVDTNGPKGGMDKECRVTVRLPGLSSVHVTETADSLFPAIDASRDRLETSLKRMLGKRRDVHTNGLPEDVAADVPTY, from the coding sequence ATGAAGGTGTTGCTGCGTGGAGTGCACCTGAACCTGTCGGATGCTCTCAAGTCGTATGTCGACGAACACCTGGTGCGCCATATCGAACGGTTCGCGGATGACGAGGCAGCGGAAATCGACATCTCGCTGGTGGACACCAATGGGCCCAAGGGCGGCATGGACAAGGAATGCCGGGTTACGGTGCGACTGCCCGGGCTCTCCTCGGTGCATGTGACGGAGACGGCGGACTCGTTGTTCCCCGCCATCGACGCATCGCGTGACCGGTTGGAGACGAGCCTCAAGCGCATGCTGGGGAAGCGGCGCGATGTCCACACCAACGGCCTGCCCGAGGACGTGGCGGCCGACGTTCCCACCTACTAA